AGCACCATAGTAACATAATCCACCTCTCTGGAGCATAAAAACCTGTAGGGGATAATTTTTATACTCTTCTAAATTAAGCAATACATAAGCAATCCGCGCACCAATAAGCCCCCCAAGGAGGAGATAACCAGAAAGGCTAATAATTAAATCGGGGCTAAAGCCTTCTTCCCTCGCCTTTTTTTTGGCAAGTGAGGTGGAGATGATAAAAGCGAGGGCAAGCATTAAGCCATAGGAATATATGCTTAAAGGACCAATATGGAAAATTATAGGGTACATAATAAAGATAACCAACGAAACAGAACAGCCATTCTGCTTTATATTATCTCTTGTTCCTTATTAAATATTTTCCAAATGAACAAAACTATTCCCAAAGTGATTGAGGCGTCTGCAAGATTAAATACTGGCCAGATACGGAAATCAAGATAATCAACAACATAACCAAATCTTATGCGGTCTAAAAGATTACTTAACGTGCCTGCACTAATCAAAGAAATTGCCAATTTCTTTCCCCTTGTATAGGGCCTGTATTTTAAAAAGGAAAATATGGATATTAATATAAGAATAATGAGAAAAAACAAAGGAATGTTCTGGAACATTCCGAAAGCAATGCCTTTATTAAAAACGAGAGTAATATGGAATATGTTTTTAATTACCGGAAACCCTTCTCCGGGCAAGAAAAATGAAGAAACACTTTTTTTAAGCAATTGGTCGACAAAAAAAACCCCTAGAAATAACAAAAAATAAAAGACCAATTGAGGAGTTACCTTTCTTTCTCCTTTTTGCTCTGACATTTTATGCAATACTGGGCATAGGGTATTGCCTTCAGCCTCTGTTTGGTAATCTTCTCCCCGCACATCAAACAGAATCCATATTCACGGGATTCGATACGTTTCAAGGCTTCTTCAATCTGATAGAGCAGTTTCTGTTCATTAGCCGCCAGCCCTAAGGAGAATTCACGTTCAAAGGTATCGGAAGCCACATCCGCCATATGGTAGGAATATCCAGATAAATCTCCCGCCGCATCTTTCTGGGATTTATCTAAAGTATCTTTCGTAAGCGTGCGCATGTCACCCAAAATTTTTTCTCTCAACTTAAGTAATACCCGAGTATAATCTTTCAACTCTTTCTGAGTTAAAACCTTGCTCTTAGCCATGCTGTTAACCTCCTTCTTTAGAATATAGTTTTCATCTTTTATTCATTTCCATAGCTCTTACACAGCGAACGCAGATATCAGGATATTCAGGATTATTGCCCACATCTATTCTATAATTCCAGCATCTCTGACATTTACTCCCACTTGCCTCTCTCACCTCTACTCCAAAATTTGGCAACAATTCTTCATCCCTAAAGCTCTCTGGAGGAATCTTATCTACCCTGTTTATCTTTACTTCAGAAACCAAAAAAATCTCCATTAATTCTGCAAGTTCTTTATTTTTTAAATAACGATACATTTTTTCTTCCGCTACATAGAATACAAGACTTGCCTCCAGAGAATCGCCAATAATTTTCTCCATCCTTTCTTTCTCTATCGCCCGCATAACTACATCACGCATCTTCCAAATTGGACCCCAACTTTCCAACAGAGAATCATCGAGCCAAAGGTTATTCACTTCAGACATTGATAGCATATGTACAGAAACAAAATCCTTTAATTTATTTTCACGCGGAAAATACTTCCAAATTTCTTCAGCAGTAAAAGGCATAAGCGGAGCCCAGATTCTCAGTAAGATATTGAGAATTTCGTATATAACCGTCTGGGCAGAACGTCGTTCTCGAGAATCTTTATAAAAAGTATAAAGACGGTCTTTGACTATATCCAGATAGATGCTTGACATTTCCATTACACAGAATTGATAAATCAATCTATATACTCTGTGAAAATCAAAATCCCGATATGCGGACAAAACATCTTTTAGTAACTCCTCCACCTTCGCCAAAGCCCACTTATCAATGGGAAGCAGGAGATTGTAATCTAATTTATCTCTATCAGGGTCAAAGTCAAAAAGATTTCCTAAAATGAATTTTGCCGTATTGCGCCATTTGCGATAAACCCCCGAAACACGCTCTACAATCTCTTCTGATATCTTCATATCCTCGGTAAAATCAGAAGAAATTGCCCAGAGCCTTAGAATATCTGCTCCAAACTTATCGATAACCTCTTGGGGAGAAATAACATTGCCTAAGGACTTAGACATTTTTCTCCCTTCGCCATCAACCACAAACCCATGGGTAAGCACTGCTTTAAAAGGAAAAGTTTCAGCAATGCCCATTGAGGTAAGAAGCGAAGTTTGAAACCATCCCCGATGCTGGTCAGACCCTTCCAGATACAAATCTGCAGGAAAAGACAATCCCCTCTCACTTTTTAAAACTGCCTGATGGCTAACCCCCGATTCAAACCACACATCTAAAATATCCGTTTCCTTCCTGAAACTCTCTCCTTTACATTTTGGGCATTTTGCTTGAGGAGGCAAAAGCTCTTTTACTTCCTTTCTAAACCAGACATCGGCACCCTCTTTCTCAAACAAATCGGCGATGCGCATAATTACTGCATATTCTAAAAGTGCCTCTCCGCAATCTCCACAATAAAAAACGGTAATCGGAACTCCCCAATACCTCTGACGAGAAAGACACCAGTCAGGCCTTGTCTGTAGCATACCAACAATTCTATTCTCTCCCATCGCCGGAACCCAACGCACAGTCTTTACCTTTTCAATAGCCCGATTTCTTAAAGACGTATGGTCAACCTTCATAAACCATTGATTTGTGGCACGGAAAATCACTGGTTTCTTACAGCGCCAGCAATGAGGATAAGAGTGTTCAATCTTTTCTTCCCAGACTAATTTACCACTTTCCTTCAATTCTTCAATAATCTTGCGATTAGCAGAGTAAACATCTAAACCACAGAACTTACCCCCTTCTTTCGTAAAAACGCCGTGTTCATCTAAAGGCATAATTACCGGAAAATTATAAATTTTACCTACCTGATAATCCTCTTCCCCATGCCCCGGTGCAATATGCACACAACCTGTCCCCTCCTCATGAGAAACAAAATCTGCTAAAATAACCTCCGCGTTTCTCTCAAAGAACGGATGTTTCAAAGACAATCTTTCTAATGAGGAACCTTTTAGTTCAGTAAGGACTTCAAATTTTTCAAAACCAATCTTTTCGCGAAGAAAATTAATCCTATTTTTTGCCATTAAAAGAATCCCTTTTTCGGTATCTACTAAACAATAAACAAACTCAGGATTTAAGGCTACCGCAACATTAGAAACAAGTGTCCAGGGAGTGGTTGTCCAAACAAGAAAAGAGAATTTTGTATCCGGTAATCCGTAATTGGTAATTGGTTCTTTAGAACCTACTTCAAACTTTACATAGATTGAGGGAGAGGTATGATTTTCGTATTCTACCTCCGCCTCGGCCAAAGCGGTTTCACAATTTATACACCAGTTAACCGGTTTCACTCCTTTATAGATAAACCCCTTTTCCACCAATTTTGCAAAACTCCGGATAATCGCTGCCTCGTAGCATGGTTCTAAAGTAAGATAGGGATGGAAAAAGTCTGCCAAAATCCCTAAACGTTTAAATTCTTCTTTCTGAATATTTACATACCGCAATGCGTACTGGTGCGCCTTTTTTCGAAATTCCACCTGAGAGATTTCGTGTTTGGTAATTCCCAATTCTTTAAATAACTGATGCTCAACGGGGAGCCCATGACAATCCCATCCCGGGATAAAGGGAACATCAAAACCCTTCATGGTATAAAATCTCACCACTATATCCTTCAGAGTTTTATTCAAAGCATGCCCTAAGTGAATATCGCCGTTGGCATAGGGAGGACCGTCGTGAAGAATGTATCGGGGATTGGCTTTCCTCAACTCCCTTAACTTTTCATAAAGGTTAATCTCTTCCCAGAATTTCAGAATCTGCGGTTCCTTCTGCGGAAGACTCGCCTTCATGGGGAACTCGGTCTGGGGAAGATTTAGAGTCTGTTTGTAATCAATTTTATTTGACATATTTTCCGATAATAATTTCCAAATCTTTTTTTACATTTTCAGGAATAAGTCTCTTGTCCGTTACAATCGCATCTTTCAAGGCATGTTTACAGGGACAATTTCTTTCTTCGGGAATGTGCTTAATTAATAAAGAGATAATTTTTTTGGCATTTTCGATGTTTTTCTGCAGATTACTTAAGACCATTTCAATGGTAATCGTTTCGTATTCAGGATGCCAGCAATCAAAGTCGGTTACCGCTGCCAAGGTAGCATAACAGATCTCTGCTTCTCTTGCCAAACGTGCTTCTGCCATATTGGTCATCCCAATGACATCCATTCCCCAACTCCGATAAAGTTTTGATTCGGCAAGGGTAGAAAAAGCAGGCCCTTCCATATTGATATAAGTTCCGCCTTGATGAATCTTTCTGCCTTCTTTATCCAAAACTTCCTTCCCCACTGCAAACAACAAAGCAAACAATTCCTTGCATACCGGTTGAGCCAGACCCACATGCACCACAAATTGGTCAAAGAAAGTCATCTCTCTTGCATGTAGTGTGCGGTCAACAAACTGGTCCACAACCACAAAATCCAAAGGCTTTATATTTTCTTTCAAACTTCCGCAAGCAGTAACGGAGATAATCCTTTCCACTCCCAACTTCTTCATTCCATAGATATTTGCCCGATAATTTATTTCACTGGGAGGGATACGATGTCCTATGCCATGACGAGGCAAGAAAACAATCTCTTTTCCTTCTAACTCCCCAAGGACAAAGTTATCCGAAGGCTTACCAAAAGGAGTATCCAAGGAAACACGTTCCTTCTCCTTTAGCCCTTCAATCCGATACAAACCACTTCCTCCAATTATTCCTACTCTCATCGCAGAAATAAAATTCTAAACTCTAAAATGAATTTGCTATTTGAGTTCA
The window above is part of the Candidatus Omnitrophota bacterium genome. Proteins encoded here:
- the lspA gene encoding signal peptidase II, yielding MSEQKGERKVTPQLVFYFLLFLGVFFVDQLLKKSVSSFFLPGEGFPVIKNIFHITLVFNKGIAFGMFQNIPLFFLIILILISIFSFLKYRPYTRGKKLAISLISAGTLSNLLDRIRFGYVVDYLDFRIWPVFNLADASITLGIVLFIWKIFNKEQEII
- a CDS encoding TraR/DksA family transcriptional regulator gives rise to the protein MAKSKVLTQKELKDYTRVLLKLREKILGDMRTLTKDTLDKSQKDAAGDLSGYSYHMADVASDTFEREFSLGLAANEQKLLYQIEEALKRIESREYGFCLMCGEKITKQRLKAIPYAQYCIKCQSKKEKER
- the ileS gene encoding isoleucine--tRNA ligase; amino-acid sequence: MSNKIDYKQTLNLPQTEFPMKASLPQKEPQILKFWEEINLYEKLRELRKANPRYILHDGPPYANGDIHLGHALNKTLKDIVVRFYTMKGFDVPFIPGWDCHGLPVEHQLFKELGITKHEISQVEFRKKAHQYALRYVNIQKEEFKRLGILADFFHPYLTLEPCYEAAIIRSFAKLVEKGFIYKGVKPVNWCINCETALAEAEVEYENHTSPSIYVKFEVGSKEPITNYGLPDTKFSFLVWTTTPWTLVSNVAVALNPEFVYCLVDTEKGILLMAKNRINFLREKIGFEKFEVLTELKGSSLERLSLKHPFFERNAEVILADFVSHEEGTGCVHIAPGHGEEDYQVGKIYNFPVIMPLDEHGVFTKEGGKFCGLDVYSANRKIIEELKESGKLVWEEKIEHSYPHCWRCKKPVIFRATNQWFMKVDHTSLRNRAIEKVKTVRWVPAMGENRIVGMLQTRPDWCLSRQRYWGVPITVFYCGDCGEALLEYAVIMRIADLFEKEGADVWFRKEVKELLPPQAKCPKCKGESFRKETDILDVWFESGVSHQAVLKSERGLSFPADLYLEGSDQHRGWFQTSLLTSMGIAETFPFKAVLTHGFVVDGEGRKMSKSLGNVISPQEVIDKFGADILRLWAISSDFTEDMKISEEIVERVSGVYRKWRNTAKFILGNLFDFDPDRDKLDYNLLLPIDKWALAKVEELLKDVLSAYRDFDFHRVYRLIYQFCVMEMSSIYLDIVKDRLYTFYKDSRERRSAQTVIYEILNILLRIWAPLMPFTAEEIWKYFPRENKLKDFVSVHMLSMSEVNNLWLDDSLLESWGPIWKMRDVVMRAIEKERMEKIIGDSLEASLVFYVAEEKMYRYLKNKELAELMEIFLVSEVKINRVDKIPPESFRDEELLPNFGVEVREASGSKCQRCWNYRIDVGNNPEYPDICVRCVRAMEMNKR
- the mtnP gene encoding S-methyl-5'-thioadenosine phosphorylase; amino-acid sequence: MRVGIIGGSGLYRIEGLKEKERVSLDTPFGKPSDNFVLGELEGKEIVFLPRHGIGHRIPPSEINYRANIYGMKKLGVERIISVTACGSLKENIKPLDFVVVDQFVDRTLHAREMTFFDQFVVHVGLAQPVCKELFALLFAVGKEVLDKEGRKIHQGGTYINMEGPAFSTLAESKLYRSWGMDVIGMTNMAEARLAREAEICYATLAAVTDFDCWHPEYETITIEMVLSNLQKNIENAKKIISLLIKHIPEERNCPCKHALKDAIVTDKRLIPENVKKDLEIIIGKYVK